Proteins from a genomic interval of Flammeovirgaceae bacterium SG7u.111:
- a CDS encoding DMT family transporter: MPQTTQTKTDTAPRLIDWLTLVLLSLIWGSSFILIKKSLIAYSFDQVGALRVITAYLFLLPVAILSLRKVPKGKWGYIVAMGLLGNFIPAFLFAKAQTQIPSSVTGVLNALTPLFTLIAGVLFFKVGIKRTQLIGLIIGFGGCVILSLVGSDGGFGQVNYYFSFIILATICYGINANIIKVHLTTIPALRLTALAMFGIGPLAIIYLLTTDFTYRLANTEGAWLALGYLTILGVLGTAIALAIFNKMIQYTSAVFATSVTYIIPIVAIAWGVFDGEVLETYHYVGMVAIIIGVFITNRSK, translated from the coding sequence ATGCCACAAACAACCCAAACCAAAACCGATACAGCACCAAGGCTTATCGACTGGCTTACCTTGGTGCTCCTTTCATTGATATGGGGTAGCTCTTTTATTTTGATCAAAAAATCGTTGATCGCTTATAGCTTCGACCAAGTCGGCGCCCTTCGGGTAATTACTGCTTACCTATTTCTGTTGCCCGTGGCTATTTTGAGTTTGAGAAAAGTACCTAAAGGAAAATGGGGGTACATAGTAGCCATGGGCTTGCTTGGCAATTTCATCCCTGCTTTTCTCTTTGCAAAAGCGCAAACGCAAATACCCAGTTCGGTAACAGGTGTGCTCAATGCACTTACCCCGCTTTTTACACTTATTGCAGGCGTTCTTTTCTTCAAAGTTGGGATAAAGCGTACCCAGCTCATAGGACTGATTATTGGTTTTGGCGGCTGTGTAATCCTTAGCTTAGTAGGAAGTGATGGAGGATTTGGGCAGGTAAATTATTATTTTTCATTTATCATATTGGCTACCATCTGCTACGGGATAAACGCCAATATTATAAAGGTACACCTGACTACTATCCCAGCCCTAAGGCTTACCGCCTTAGCCATGTTCGGAATAGGCCCTTTGGCAATTATCTACTTGCTCACTACAGATTTTACGTATAGATTAGCCAATACAGAAGGAGCGTGGCTAGCTCTTGGATACCTCACCATATTAGGTGTGTTGGGTACTGCCATCGCCTTGGCTATTTTCAACAAAATGATTCAATATACTTCAGCTGTTTTTGCCACTTCGGTAACTTACATTATTCCCATAGTAGCTATAGCATGGGGAGTTTTTGATGGCGAAGTGCTAGAAACTTATCATTATGTGGGTATGGTAGCTATTATTATTGGTGTATTTATCACCAACCGCAGCAAATAA
- a CDS encoding PorP/SprF family type IX secretion system membrane protein produces MKNFKILFFLLSLWIANGVATAQELPVFTQKFSNSVFYNPALSGLTEGSIDLAFQNAWNGLDRKVNNSYFMAQAPLMDGSIGASLNFFNEKINLFNTFYVSGAGAYHLPVSYNTTLSFGLQGEYFNNRIDLSDVRVINETDPLILNYPGYNGFDFTFGANLRSTYYSVGASMNRMINFFSSDNSDPSGNLFTEFATFQAAFFLPVANDRDVLEPRLNYRTVKYFENLLDIGVYYTYNDLLTVGGAYRTNTTYNVSAALHYDYFTIGYSRQSFANEYSNDIGSSDEIVLRYVFMSNDNVGYFGSGGPKKGKGFRLGGVQKVKADKPRKPITSRREKRKMKGYKGKYKKLKN; encoded by the coding sequence ATGAAAAACTTTAAAATACTCTTCTTTCTGCTGAGCTTATGGATTGCCAATGGGGTTGCCACTGCCCAAGAGCTGCCGGTATTTACCCAAAAATTTAGCAATTCAGTCTTTTATAACCCTGCTCTTTCGGGCTTAACGGAAGGCTCTATCGATTTGGCGTTCCAAAATGCGTGGAATGGCTTAGATAGAAAAGTGAACAATTCGTACTTTATGGCTCAAGCTCCATTAATGGACGGAAGTATAGGTGCGAGCCTAAACTTCTTCAATGAGAAAATCAACTTGTTCAATACCTTTTATGTATCTGGGGCTGGGGCATATCATCTCCCTGTTAGCTATAACACTACACTCTCTTTTGGCTTGCAAGGTGAATATTTCAATAATAGGATAGACTTGAGTGATGTGAGGGTGATAAATGAGACAGACCCACTTATTTTGAACTATCCTGGGTATAATGGTTTCGACTTTACTTTCGGGGCTAACCTGAGGTCTACCTATTATTCGGTTGGGGCATCTATGAACCGGATGATCAATTTCTTTTCTTCTGACAACTCAGACCCTTCGGGAAATCTTTTTACAGAATTTGCCACGTTCCAAGCTGCTTTTTTCTTGCCAGTGGCAAATGATAGAGATGTATTGGAACCTCGCTTGAACTATCGTACGGTCAAATATTTTGAAAACTTGCTCGATATCGGGGTGTATTATACGTACAACGATCTCCTAACTGTGGGGGGCGCTTATAGGACAAATACAACCTATAATGTATCTGCCGCATTGCATTACGATTATTTTACCATTGGGTACTCTCGCCAGTCGTTTGCCAATGAATATTCGAATGACATAGGAAGTTCTGATGAAATTGTATTACGCTATGTGTTCATGAGCAACGATAATGTTGGTTATTTTGGTAGCGGAGGTCCTAAGAAAGGCAAAGGCTTTAGGCTAGGAGGGGTACAAAAAGTAAAAGCCGACAAGCCAAGGAAACCGATTACATCGAGGAGGGAGAAAAGAAAGATGAAAGGATATAAAGGAAAATATAAAAAGCTTAAAAACTAG